In one window of Bdellovibrio bacteriovorus W DNA:
- a CDS encoding spb1 gene forserine protease-related protein → MKELIYIAFGLTLGCANPKYIDDTLHLPQGSDSAPCAQKIANVCTDITWGQGPSSQGESRFQIQFESELPESTTLEVVLWMPSMNHGSAPVTVKRLSNSIFEASKVYFIMPGDWEVRILLKDTSGNTLGRHTLEFILP, encoded by the coding sequence ATGAAAGAACTGATCTATATCGCCTTCGGCCTGACTCTAGGCTGCGCGAACCCGAAATATATTGATGACACTCTCCATCTCCCTCAAGGGTCGGACTCAGCTCCTTGCGCGCAAAAAATCGCCAATGTTTGCACAGACATTACTTGGGGCCAAGGCCCCTCTTCGCAAGGAGAAAGTCGTTTTCAAATTCAGTTTGAATCTGAACTTCCAGAATCAACAACCCTAGAGGTTGTTCTTTGGATGCCGTCGATGAACCACGGCTCTGCACCTGTCACCGTGAAACGCCTCTCAAATTCTATCTTTGAAGCTTCCAAAGTATATTTCATTATGCCCGGAGACTGGGAAGTACGTATTCTTCTGAAAGATACTTCTGGCAATACACTCGGTCGCCATACCTTAGAGTTCATCTTACCATGA
- a CDS encoding tRNA 2-selenouridine synthase (COG2603 Predicted ATPase) — translation MERISPQQLADLFLKHTPLIDVRAPVEFAVGSLPNAVNLPLMKDDERAAVGTTYKNDGKEKAIALGHELVSGSVRDERIERWKKFVQANPETVLYCFRGGLRSQISQRWLKENGIHRPIIDGGYKEARSFLRETLETKVQGFQFLVLSGPTGSAKTHLLERLSESNPVIDLEKAAHHRGSAFGAMGSSQSTQINFENDLAVQALKILNQGHLNQRVLIEDESRMIGQCAVPEELFLAMRMAPVLYVDEPLESRVENIFIDYILNSAIGQGDPELGKLRFQEFTKSIEKIAKKLGGLRSQELLNDLEHSREEFNLYQALDINRVWIRKLLLYYYDPLYAKSLMRRNPRVIFKGSYNEVSQYVLANQ, via the coding sequence TTGGAGCGAATTAGTCCTCAGCAACTTGCTGATTTATTTCTAAAACACACGCCGCTCATCGACGTGAGAGCCCCTGTGGAGTTCGCGGTGGGCTCATTGCCGAATGCTGTGAATTTGCCATTGATGAAGGATGATGAGCGCGCAGCGGTAGGGACGACCTATAAAAATGACGGTAAAGAAAAGGCCATTGCTCTCGGCCATGAGCTTGTCTCGGGCTCGGTGCGCGACGAGCGTATCGAGCGATGGAAGAAGTTCGTTCAAGCAAATCCTGAGACTGTGTTGTATTGCTTTCGCGGGGGATTGAGATCGCAAATCTCTCAGCGCTGGCTTAAAGAAAATGGCATTCATCGGCCTATCATTGATGGTGGTTATAAAGAGGCGCGCAGCTTCTTGCGCGAGACTTTAGAGACGAAGGTTCAAGGCTTTCAGTTTTTGGTATTATCAGGGCCGACGGGGAGTGCGAAAACTCATTTATTAGAAAGGCTCTCTGAGAGCAATCCAGTGATTGATTTAGAAAAAGCGGCTCACCATCGAGGCTCTGCCTTTGGTGCCATGGGGAGCAGTCAGTCGACCCAGATTAATTTTGAAAACGATCTCGCGGTGCAGGCGTTGAAGATATTGAATCAAGGTCATCTAAATCAGAGAGTTTTAATCGAAGATGAAAGTCGCATGATTGGCCAGTGTGCAGTGCCGGAAGAGCTGTTCTTGGCGATGCGTATGGCTCCGGTTTTATATGTGGATGAGCCACTTGAAAGTCGCGTGGAAAATATTTTTATAGATTATATACTGAATAGCGCCATTGGGCAGGGTGATCCAGAATTAGGAAAATTAAGATTTCAAGAGTTTACTAAGTCTATCGAGAAAATTGCAAAAAAATTAGGTGGATTGAGATCGCAAGAATTATTGAATGATCTAGAGCATTCGCGGGAAGAATTTAATTTATACCAAGCCCTAGATATCAATAGAGTGTGGATTCGAAAACTATTGCTGTATTACTATGACCCACTTTATGCGAAGTCATTGATGAGGCGAAATCCGAGGGTTATTTTTAAAGGCTCTTATAATGAAGTAAGTCAGTATGTTTTAGCCAATCAATAG
- a CDS encoding hypothetical protein (COG2170 Uncharacterized conserved protein): MNTIPEIPFGKSDSLSLGVEVELQIIDPETRNLHPISQEILQEWSLPGPRLKPEIFQSMLEIDTPICHSVQQVEEELLTTSRELYRICKKHGARLATNGTHPFARWQNRMFYPDERYRTLVQRNQHIARRLMIYGLHVHLGMPNGDHCIRMLNEFLYYLPHMLALSASSPYWAGEDTGLSSSRITIFEAHPAGGQPCKIATWKDFERIVHNLEKSKSITNVKDIWWDLRPSPNFGTLEIRICDGVPNISRTTRLVAFIHLLARKIERDLKQNGPKELPEDWMIRENKWRASRYGLDAQVLLNNNADTRCVREDILSLISEMQDDCEALGYTQYIRDLVELDMKNPSAEGQRAAFEKNQSLEDVVDYLCDTFEEDVK; the protein is encoded by the coding sequence ATGAACACAATACCAGAAATTCCCTTTGGGAAATCAGACTCTTTGTCTCTGGGTGTGGAAGTCGAACTACAAATTATCGATCCTGAGACACGCAATTTGCACCCAATTTCTCAGGAGATATTGCAAGAGTGGTCTTTACCTGGCCCTCGCCTCAAGCCTGAAATCTTTCAAAGTATGCTTGAAATCGACACACCCATTTGTCATTCGGTCCAGCAAGTTGAAGAAGAGCTTCTGACCACCAGCCGCGAGCTTTACCGTATTTGTAAAAAACACGGAGCCCGCCTTGCAACTAATGGGACTCATCCATTTGCACGCTGGCAAAATAGAATGTTTTATCCTGACGAGCGCTATCGCACACTCGTTCAGAGAAATCAGCACATCGCACGTCGATTGATGATCTACGGGCTTCATGTTCATTTAGGGATGCCTAATGGAGATCACTGCATTCGCATGTTGAATGAGTTTCTCTATTACCTTCCCCACATGCTCGCTCTCTCCGCCAGTTCTCCTTATTGGGCTGGTGAAGACACTGGTCTTTCCTCTTCTCGTATCACGATCTTTGAGGCCCATCCTGCTGGCGGCCAGCCGTGTAAGATCGCAACTTGGAAAGACTTTGAGCGCATTGTACACAACTTAGAAAAAAGTAAATCCATCACCAACGTCAAAGACATCTGGTGGGATCTAAGACCTAGTCCAAACTTTGGAACTCTTGAGATTCGCATTTGTGATGGCGTTCCCAATATCAGTCGCACCACACGCTTAGTAGCTTTCATTCATCTTCTTGCAAGAAAAATTGAAAGAGATCTTAAACAGAACGGACCAAAAGAACTTCCAGAAGACTGGATGATTCGCGAAAACAAATGGCGCGCTTCTCGCTACGGTCTAGATGCGCAAGTTCTACTGAACAACAATGCCGACACTCGCTGTGTTCGTGAAGATATTCTTAGCCTCATCTCTGAAATGCAGGATGATTGCGAAGCTCTTGGCTACACACAATACATTCGTGACCTTGTCGAGCTTGATATGAAAAACCCAAGCGCTGAGGGGCAAAGAGCCGCTTTCGAGAAAAACCAATCTCTTGAAGATGTTGTGGACTACCTCTGCGATACCTTCGAAGAAGACGTAAAGTAA
- a CDS encoding spb1 gene forserine protease-related protein, whose amino-acid sequence MTLSRALGLLLSLLFSQQSFAASCCGGGFSFPALILGDDKGQITSSISASSVSDDVLNNGLWIHRRDNNNAQTLKLEGAALISDRFQLGASLPLVYKTNDVHSSASGIGDVSLFLGHESFPEKTFSRYKPKGISFLQLQLPTSPSIYDSSAETANESRGRGFYSLGAGIALVKSFKVWDFNYTGELHYSLAKDIDSQTLGGKTKLTPGFGTSHAIGAGWNKGPYRVGLAASMLFEEAIKASGRNHSLDSPGSSQQSFTGTLLASYMPNMESAWTLSYADQTLLGNPSNTSLTKTLNISYQQRWPR is encoded by the coding sequence ATGACTTTAAGTCGTGCCCTTGGTCTTTTACTTTCTCTATTGTTCTCGCAGCAAAGCTTCGCAGCAAGCTGTTGCGGCGGAGGCTTTTCTTTTCCTGCCTTGATTTTAGGAGACGATAAAGGACAAATCACTTCCAGTATCTCAGCATCTTCCGTGAGCGATGATGTTTTAAACAATGGTCTTTGGATTCATCGTCGAGATAATAACAATGCACAAACCTTAAAGCTCGAAGGTGCAGCTCTGATTTCAGATCGCTTTCAACTCGGAGCAAGCCTTCCACTTGTTTATAAAACTAATGATGTTCACTCATCCGCTTCGGGTATTGGCGATGTCAGTCTCTTCTTAGGCCATGAGAGTTTTCCAGAAAAAACTTTCTCGCGCTATAAGCCAAAAGGTATTAGCTTTTTACAACTCCAGCTTCCAACCAGTCCCTCGATTTATGATTCTTCGGCTGAAACTGCCAACGAAAGCCGTGGTCGCGGTTTTTATTCCCTAGGAGCCGGCATTGCACTCGTTAAAAGTTTTAAAGTTTGGGACTTTAACTATACAGGCGAGCTTCACTACTCTTTGGCGAAGGATATAGACTCACAAACTCTCGGTGGAAAAACAAAACTCACTCCAGGCTTCGGCACATCTCACGCCATCGGCGCTGGATGGAATAAAGGACCGTACAGAGTGGGCCTTGCTGCTAGTATGCTCTTCGAGGAAGCCATTAAGGCTTCGGGGCGCAATCACTCTTTGGACTCTCCAGGATCCTCTCAGCAGTCCTTCACTGGAACTCTGTTGGCAAGCTACATGCCCAATATGGAGTCGGCATGGACCCTGAGCTATGCCGATCAAACACTTTTAGGAAACCCAAGTAATACGAGTTTAACGAAAACCTTAAATATCAGCTACCAGCAACGCTGGCCGAGATAG
- a CDS encoding hypothetical protein (COG1396 Predicted transcriptional regulators), protein MAKNPSYSLRSFAQYLGVNHATLSALISGKRKMTEATFQKLSAGPKLRPADNFKKAESECGHFRSTKIRDGAWRNREVPM, encoded by the coding sequence ATGGCGAAAAATCCGTCCTATTCGTTGAGGTCTTTTGCTCAATATCTCGGAGTCAATCATGCGACTTTGTCGGCATTGATTTCTGGAAAGCGCAAAATGACGGAGGCAACATTCCAAAAATTGTCAGCGGGCCCTAAATTAAGGCCCGCTGACAATTTTAAGAAAGCAGAAAGTGAATGTGGGCATTTTAGAAGCACCAAAATTCGCGATGGAGCATGGCGCAACCGGGAAGTTCCAATGTAA
- a CDS encoding selenide, water dikinase (COG0709 Selenophosphate synthase), whose translation MNNETSSSSIALTQTVQKGGCAAKVAASELRKILSQVQFPPRHDALLVDGGLFDDAAIYKVTDEVAMVQTLDFFTPIVDTPKLFGRIAAANALSDVYAMGGKPKTAMGILAFPIATLPNEVIIEVMQGASDVIAEAQATFVGGHSIDDDTLKFGLSVTGFVHPEKIWSNDQAQVGDVLILTKPLGTGTMTAALKRREADEAAISEALTSMATLNNVLDFLTPEQAEHIHAATDITGFGLAGHSMQMAKASQVNLEFNWKQVPKFDGVMNYLEKGFLTKAHRSNAQYTEEAIEFLEISELERLLFYDPQTSGGLLLTVKAEKASEIVQALQKNFKKASVVGKVSSQKNHWVSIGAN comes from the coding sequence ATGAATAATGAAACATCATCTTCCTCAATAGCCCTGACCCAAACTGTTCAAAAAGGTGGTTGTGCCGCCAAGGTTGCTGCCTCAGAACTGCGAAAGATTCTCTCGCAAGTTCAATTTCCGCCTCGGCACGATGCTTTGTTGGTAGATGGTGGTCTTTTTGATGATGCTGCGATTTACAAAGTCACTGACGAAGTGGCCATGGTGCAAACTCTTGATTTTTTCACTCCCATTGTCGACACGCCAAAACTTTTCGGTCGTATTGCTGCCGCTAACGCTTTAAGTGACGTCTATGCCATGGGTGGAAAACCAAAGACGGCCATGGGTATATTGGCATTTCCAATTGCGACCCTGCCAAACGAAGTGATCATTGAGGTCATGCAAGGGGCTAGTGATGTGATTGCTGAAGCTCAAGCTACTTTTGTGGGTGGGCATTCTATAGATGATGATACTTTAAAATTCGGTCTTTCTGTGACGGGTTTTGTTCATCCGGAAAAAATTTGGTCCAATGATCAAGCGCAAGTAGGGGATGTTCTTATTCTCACAAAACCTTTAGGAACTGGCACGATGACGGCGGCTCTTAAAAGACGTGAGGCTGACGAAGCAGCAATTTCTGAAGCTCTGACCAGTATGGCGACTTTGAATAATGTTTTAGACTTCTTAACCCCAGAGCAGGCAGAGCATATTCATGCCGCCACCGATATCACTGGATTTGGCTTAGCGGGACACAGTATGCAGATGGCAAAAGCAAGCCAAGTGAATTTGGAATTTAATTGGAAGCAAGTGCCGAAGTTTGACGGTGTGATGAACTATTTAGAAAAAGGCTTCCTCACAAAAGCTCATCGTAGCAATGCTCAATACACGGAAGAGGCTATTGAGTTTTTGGAGATCTCCGAGCTAGAGCGTTTATTGTTTTATGATCCACAAACAAGTGGAGGATTGCTTTTGACGGTGAAAGCAGAAAAAGCATCAGAGATTGTACAAGCTCTGCAAAAAAACTTTAAGAAAGCGTCTGTGGTCGGCAAAGTGTCTTCTCAGAAAAATCACTGGGTGAGTATTGGAGCGAATTAG
- a CDS encoding hypothetical protein (COG4389 Site-specific recombinase), translating to MLTKLKAFRNRIIAYTQRRRVHSDLDVLLGSAKEQRYLEDKLQWLVRVLQWIRYEGAVDSHIEKETGRLPVARLRFLLMVLDRNPEWKKEVAKILRTVVSEVSGLELYTETGLPRELGLWSELVDRLMLKILPPPPLDSELGYLFWALFPEPDDCKWLASIDNTTFDRVVALFHYEVSEEEHEWNRLKSDLEDALVYLVIQIRAIGLSPAIRHRLNMPNFRDSAFFGLVKGLENFIEAYHDPEVDQTAAASRLRMLVYECRRELGLVHKHLDEYGVSINLVFQMMRLKVYLQRVDSLIEILITEKVDSKKVTSFLAKLVEENLELRSIKSLFSQNISLLARKVVERAAETGEHYITRTKEQYLEMFRKAGGGGALTAITVYVKIGILSIGLSGFMEGVAASFNYALSFVAIHLLGFTLGTKQPAMTAPALAAKMQYVDSEKGMDDLITEVVHLIRSQVASILGNVTFVVPVVILIDTLFYLVFKDNLMSIEKAQYAFKSVDILGPAIFYAGFTGILLWLSSLAAGWGDNWFALNSLRKTLSRSPALRAAFGKRGARKIAVFLEKNMSGLLGNISLGVMLGMVPEIMKFVGIPLDVRHVTLSSGTIGGALPVLGVEFIQTWEFWRAVIGIFFIGALNVGVSFGMALMVAVKARGIKPPQRRAIRKALKVRFFSNPLSFFLPVGTSVSNKKTDP from the coding sequence ATGCTCACAAAATTAAAGGCATTTAGAAATCGCATCATCGCATATACGCAGCGTCGCCGTGTCCACAGTGACTTGGACGTGCTTTTGGGCTCCGCAAAAGAACAGCGCTATTTAGAAGACAAGCTTCAGTGGTTGGTCCGAGTACTTCAGTGGATTCGCTACGAAGGCGCCGTGGATTCTCACATCGAAAAAGAGACTGGGCGATTACCAGTAGCGCGTTTGCGCTTTTTACTGATGGTTTTGGATCGCAATCCAGAGTGGAAAAAAGAAGTCGCTAAGATTCTGCGCACAGTTGTATCTGAAGTCAGCGGTCTTGAGCTTTATACAGAGACCGGCTTGCCACGTGAGTTGGGATTGTGGTCAGAATTAGTAGATCGCTTAATGCTCAAGATTTTGCCACCTCCTCCGCTGGATAGCGAATTAGGTTATCTATTTTGGGCTCTTTTTCCAGAGCCAGATGACTGCAAATGGTTGGCGTCGATCGACAATACGACCTTTGATCGTGTCGTGGCACTTTTCCATTACGAAGTCTCTGAGGAAGAGCATGAGTGGAATCGACTGAAATCTGATCTTGAAGATGCACTTGTCTACCTCGTTATTCAAATTCGCGCGATCGGCTTGTCTCCGGCGATTCGCCACCGTCTCAATATGCCAAACTTTAGGGACTCTGCTTTCTTCGGTTTGGTAAAAGGTTTAGAGAACTTTATTGAAGCCTATCACGACCCTGAAGTGGATCAAACCGCTGCGGCATCTCGTTTGAGAATGTTGGTCTATGAGTGTCGCCGTGAGCTGGGATTGGTGCATAAGCACTTAGATGAGTACGGTGTGAGCATTAACTTGGTCTTCCAGATGATGCGCCTAAAAGTATATCTTCAACGCGTAGATAGTCTTATTGAGATTCTGATCACTGAAAAAGTAGACTCTAAAAAAGTTACGAGTTTCCTGGCAAAGCTAGTAGAAGAAAACTTAGAGCTTCGCAGTATCAAATCTCTTTTCTCTCAGAACATTTCTCTTTTAGCTCGCAAAGTGGTGGAGCGAGCGGCAGAGACGGGTGAGCACTATATCACGCGCACGAAGGAACAGTATCTTGAAATGTTCCGCAAGGCCGGCGGTGGTGGGGCTCTAACGGCTATTACGGTCTATGTTAAAATTGGAATTCTTTCCATTGGTCTGTCTGGCTTTATGGAAGGGGTGGCAGCCTCTTTTAACTACGCGCTTTCGTTTGTGGCGATTCATCTTTTAGGATTCACCTTAGGAACAAAGCAGCCGGCGATGACAGCTCCAGCTCTTGCGGCGAAGATGCAGTACGTGGATAGCGAAAAGGGAATGGATGATCTTATTACTGAGGTCGTTCACTTGATTCGTTCACAGGTGGCGTCGATTTTGGGGAACGTCACATTTGTTGTTCCGGTCGTTATTTTGATCGACACTCTTTTTTATCTCGTCTTCAAAGACAATTTGATGTCGATTGAAAAAGCGCAGTATGCATTTAAGTCGGTGGACATCTTAGGCCCTGCGATATTTTATGCAGGATTTACCGGAATCCTTTTATGGCTTTCTAGTTTAGCGGCAGGCTGGGGAGACAACTGGTTTGCTTTGAACTCTCTTCGTAAAACTCTTTCGCGCAGCCCTGCGCTCCGAGCGGCTTTTGGTAAACGTGGAGCTCGTAAAATCGCTGTATTCTTAGAGAAGAATATGTCGGGACTCTTAGGGAATATTTCTTTAGGTGTGATGCTCGGTATGGTGCCGGAGATTATGAAGTTTGTGGGAATTCCATTGGATGTTCGCCACGTTACGCTTTCCTCAGGGACTATCGGTGGGGCGCTTCCTGTCTTGGGAGTTGAGTTTATCCAAACTTGGGAGTTCTGGAGAGCAGTGATAGGTATCTTCTTTATCGGTGCTCTGAATGTGGGCGTCAGTTTCGGAATGGCCTTGATGGTGGCGGTTAAAGCCCGTGGGATCAAGCCTCCGCAAAGAAGAGCGATTCGCAAGGCTCTCAAAGTGCGCTTCTTCTCTAATCCGCTGAGTTTCTTCTTGCCGGTGGGAACTTCAGTCAGCAATAAAAAAACAGATCCTTAA
- a CDS encoding glutamine amidotransferase (COG2071 Predicted glutamine amidotransferases) encodes MKNFKLVIPLIFSFFGFFAQAEEIRLYEWVPGNSMANLILPVRSTETPQQAAERYLRELNKNPELMELFEGRLPHLPTDNIRPLQDNQREARALLIANLPKDYTKSSERVQSFIKIFAQARHESFILPINANLGLSHTETRSMLDQISAKFPLLVAMGGDDVEPRLYGKENFHARNTIPARDQFEIQLIKHYVAAEKGFLLGVCRGSQISAVALGYQLIQDIPFHKGEHVKHGNDWHPIDVLQTKNNLLGQLTRNGSLQVNSLHHQSVIYKEGGPLEIAARSADGTVEATELKNGRGLLLQFHPELMYNELGRNILWKTLEQKNKVMPLRCSKVF; translated from the coding sequence ATGAAAAACTTCAAGTTGGTCATCCCGTTGATATTTTCTTTTTTCGGATTCTTTGCGCAAGCAGAAGAGATTCGCCTTTATGAATGGGTTCCGGGCAACTCAATGGCAAATCTTATTCTCCCAGTGCGCAGTACAGAGACCCCACAGCAAGCTGCTGAAAGATACCTTCGGGAACTCAATAAGAATCCCGAGTTAATGGAGCTTTTTGAAGGGCGCCTGCCTCACTTGCCTACTGATAATATCCGCCCTCTTCAAGATAACCAGCGCGAAGCGCGCGCCCTTTTAATAGCTAATCTTCCCAAAGACTACACGAAGAGTTCTGAGCGCGTGCAGAGCTTTATAAAAATCTTCGCACAGGCTCGCCACGAGAGCTTCATACTTCCCATCAATGCGAATCTAGGACTCAGCCACACAGAAACTCGGTCGATGCTCGATCAAATTTCAGCGAAGTTCCCACTCCTAGTCGCTATGGGCGGAGATGACGTGGAACCAAGGCTTTATGGCAAAGAAAATTTCCATGCTCGCAATACGATTCCCGCAAGAGACCAATTCGAGATTCAACTTATCAAACATTATGTTGCGGCCGAAAAAGGATTTCTTTTAGGAGTCTGTAGAGGCTCGCAAATTTCGGCCGTCGCTTTAGGATATCAACTTATTCAAGATATCCCGTTTCATAAAGGCGAACACGTCAAACACGGAAATGACTGGCACCCTATTGACGTCCTTCAAACGAAGAATAATCTTTTAGGGCAACTCACTCGAAATGGTTCATTACAGGTAAACTCTCTTCACCACCAATCTGTGATCTACAAAGAAGGCGGACCCTTAGAGATTGCGGCGCGAAGTGCCGATGGAACTGTCGAGGCCACAGAACTTAAAAACGGCAGAGGTCTCTTACTCCAGTTTCATCCTGAACTTATGTACAATGAACTCGGTCGAAACATCCTCTGGAAAACTTTGGAGCAGAAGAACAAAGTGATGCCTTTGCGTTGTTCTAAAGTTTTTTAA
- a CDS encoding serine protease (COG1404 Subtilisin-like serine proteases), whose amino-acid sequence MKSNVFALLLALLFVGTAQAERVIVIMKDEQSFQAVHQAYKLKGSYSLNGFKAGGLKNGLNAVNGKVEDSLKNLKTIVVDVKSDEDIAKLQSSPAVAYVEKEIFYAVPRPVKGALSAAVQSSEKTGKGTPWGIHAVKAPQAWSVFNQGEGARVLVLDTGIDENHPALKDNFEKGMNFNAGSPASDYKDENGHGTHVAGTVAATMGEDGFVGVAPKAKILAGRVCSNDGCSSIGIIQGINWGVEEKVDVISMSLGGAWPSAAQRDAVAKADRAGVTVVAASGNDGTNRVSYPAAYPGAIAVGAIDIDLNKAEFSQYGKELAIVAPGVAVVSSVPQGTGREATATFHANGEDLAVNANSFVGGKELLKAETNVLVPAGLGKVEDFKNVDVKGFFALIQRGEINFSEKVKNAINAGAAGVVIYNNAPGLIQGALTDDGSTLPVGVFMIEQTVGMKALELIAQNKEVAMTLQTKATDYSAFDGTSMATPHVSGVVALMKAANKHLTGAEVKAILTRTATRLNGPNNNNELGAGLVNAEEAVKAALDAKQLELPF is encoded by the coding sequence ATGAAATCCAACGTTTTTGCTCTGTTATTAGCGTTGTTATTTGTCGGTACAGCTCAAGCTGAGCGCGTTATCGTAATCATGAAAGATGAGCAATCTTTCCAAGCCGTACACCAAGCGTATAAATTAAAGGGATCTTATTCGCTGAACGGTTTTAAAGCAGGCGGCCTTAAAAATGGTCTGAATGCAGTAAACGGTAAGGTTGAAGACAGTTTAAAGAATCTTAAAACTATCGTAGTTGATGTTAAGTCTGACGAAGACATCGCTAAACTTCAAAGCAGCCCGGCTGTTGCTTACGTAGAAAAAGAAATTTTCTACGCAGTTCCTCGCCCAGTAAAAGGTGCGTTGTCAGCTGCAGTTCAATCTTCTGAAAAAACTGGCAAAGGTACTCCATGGGGTATTCATGCGGTAAAAGCTCCACAAGCTTGGTCTGTATTCAACCAAGGTGAAGGCGCTCGTGTTCTAGTATTAGATACTGGTATCGACGAGAACCATCCAGCACTTAAAGATAACTTTGAAAAAGGTATGAACTTCAATGCAGGTTCTCCAGCTTCTGATTATAAAGACGAAAACGGTCACGGAACTCACGTAGCTGGCACAGTTGCAGCGACTATGGGTGAAGATGGTTTCGTAGGTGTTGCGCCTAAAGCAAAAATCCTTGCCGGTCGTGTTTGTTCTAACGATGGTTGTTCAAGCATCGGAATCATCCAAGGTATCAACTGGGGTGTAGAAGAAAAAGTTGACGTTATCTCTATGTCTTTAGGTGGCGCATGGCCTTCAGCAGCTCAGCGTGATGCTGTTGCTAAAGCTGACAGAGCGGGCGTAACTGTAGTTGCGGCTTCTGGTAACGACGGTACAAACCGTGTTTCTTACCCAGCAGCTTACCCAGGTGCTATCGCAGTTGGTGCTATCGATATCGATCTTAACAAAGCTGAGTTCTCTCAATACGGTAAAGAATTAGCGATTGTTGCTCCAGGTGTTGCGGTTGTTTCTTCAGTTCCACAAGGCACTGGTCGTGAAGCAACAGCTACTTTCCATGCTAACGGTGAAGATCTTGCTGTAAATGCAAACTCTTTCGTAGGTGGTAAAGAGCTTCTTAAAGCTGAGACAAACGTTCTTGTTCCAGCGGGTCTTGGTAAAGTTGAAGATTTCAAAAACGTTGATGTAAAAGGTTTCTTTGCTCTTATCCAACGTGGTGAAATCAACTTCTCTGAAAAAGTAAAAAATGCGATCAACGCAGGCGCAGCTGGTGTAGTTATCTACAACAATGCTCCAGGTCTTATCCAAGGTGCTTTGACTGATGATGGTTCAACTCTTCCAGTAGGCGTGTTCATGATTGAACAAACTGTTGGTATGAAAGCTCTTGAGTTGATTGCTCAGAACAAAGAAGTAGCTATGACTCTTCAAACGAAAGCTACTGATTACTCAGCGTTTGATGGTACTTCAATGGCAACTCCTCACGTATCTGGTGTAGTTGCTCTTATGAAAGCAGCGAACAAACACCTTACTGGTGCAGAAGTTAAAGCTATCCTTACAAGAACTGCGACTCGCCTAAACGGTCCTAACAATAACAATGAGTTGGGTGCTGGTCTTGTGAACGCAGAAGAAGCTGTTAAGGCGGCTCTTGATGCTAAACAATTAGAACTTCCGTTCTAA
- a CDS encoding spb1 gene forserine protease-related protein (COG0526 Thiol-disulfide isomerase and thioredoxins): MKAYLLLLFSLSLTTLTFAGAPYFKGADVLKNQDVTLSFPSKKDTTVLVFLSATCPCSASHEGVLAELQEQFPDIPFYGIHANADEDTETTKNHFESVKLPFPVLQDNNTVLADKLGALKTPHVFVLDKNGKTIYHGGVTNSHVGPSADKHFLKEVLEDISQNKPPRHKEGRALGCYIQRG; encoded by the coding sequence ATGAAAGCTTATTTACTACTTCTCTTCTCTTTGAGTCTAACGACATTAACCTTTGCGGGCGCTCCCTATTTCAAGGGCGCCGATGTGCTAAAGAACCAAGATGTTACGCTGAGCTTTCCTTCTAAAAAGGACACCACTGTTTTAGTTTTTTTATCGGCAACTTGCCCTTGCTCAGCAAGCCATGAAGGTGTTCTTGCTGAACTTCAAGAACAGTTTCCTGACATTCCTTTTTATGGAATCCACGCCAATGCAGATGAAGACACTGAGACCACAAAGAACCACTTTGAATCCGTGAAGCTTCCCTTCCCCGTCCTACAAGATAACAACACAGTTCTTGCCGATAAACTAGGCGCCCTTAAAACACCCCATGTTTTTGTGCTCGATAAAAATGGCAAAACTATTTATCACGGCGGCGTCACTAATAGTCACGTGGGCCCTAGTGCCGATAAACATTTTCTTAAAGAAGTCTTAGAAGACATTTCGCAAAACAAACCGCCTCGCCATAAAGAAGGCCGTGCACTAGGTTGCTACATCCAAAGAGGTTAA